One Vanessa cardui chromosome 4, ilVanCard2.1, whole genome shotgun sequence genomic window carries:
- the LOC124544435 gene encoding uncharacterized protein LOC124544435, whose product MRVLFTVLALISSLSGSFAIWCYQCTTATPGCTEPFDWRGVGYLGNPCPEAEDVCVKLIERKGAKEIITRDCLSNFKAFRTDIPADTYEGCRQAAKDVNLANFVNNTVKELDIKRDWYDETIWCFCFLDHRCNDASAKSHSMLLLALTSVFVLLKRALF is encoded by the exons ATGCGAGTATTATTTACTGTACTAGCTTTGATATCAAGTTTGAGTGGAA GCTTTGCAATTTGGTGTTATCAATGCACTACAGCTACGCCGGGTTGTACAGAACCATTTGATTGGCGTGGCGTTGGATATTTGGGCAATCCGTGCCCAGAGGCTGAAGATGTTTGTGTGAAACTTATTGAACGGAAAGGAG CTAAGGAGATTATTACCAGGGACTGCTTGAGTAATTTCAAAGCATTTAGAACTGACATACCGGCTGACACATATGAGGGTTGCCGACAAGCAGCAAAAGATGTAAATTTAGCTAACTTTGTCAACAATACTGTAAAGGAATTGGACATTAAAAG AGACTGGTATGATGAGACAATATGGTGTTTCTGTTTCCTTGATCACCGCTGTAACGATGCATCGGCTAAATCACATTCAATGCTGCTGTTAGCCTTGACAAGTGTATTTGTGTTGTTAAAAAGAGCATTGTTTTGA
- the LOC124544463 gene encoding transcription elongation factor SPT5-like: protein MDGSKSVIADNDEQNENNEATIPEEEKQSHENVTSKSEENLEEEQGEHLDEEELDDEEQKQKDKTLQDGEEVSPEEIGEEKNVEEEQLDEQEKTDEQQPPETTEQVEEEEEGYVEEPPPDPAAPLDFSESKEMLKPPFDLRPDQIAEVEQLWELYQNYTPAYTDLDGFITEKELVYMLKSLLLMTYTPEQLQELIAFCVRPPHPQGHISYDQFLKMVTLRQRDFPVEDELRSSLQVLDPGRTGSIDREYLKELLAKQGHKMPQKQLDNLIKEVDISNDGTIGIEDVVGTMCIDLNKDDLLMLMASLNPPEENANTEEV, encoded by the coding sequence ATGGATGGAAGTAAGTCTGTAATTGCTGACAACGATGAACAGAACGAAAATAATGAAGCAACGATTCCAGAAGAAGAAAAACAAAGTCATGAAAATGTCACGAGCAAATCTGAAGAGAATTTAGAAGAAGAACAAGGTGAACATCTCGACGAAGAAGAACTCGATGATGAAGAACAAAAACAGAAAGACAAAACTTTACAGGACGGTGAAGAGGTAAGCCCGGAGGAAATAGGGgaagaaaaaaatgtagaaGAGGAACAACTAGATGAGCAAGAGAAAACAGACGAGCAACAACCTCCAGAAACGACTGAACAAGTCGAAGAAGAGGAGGAAGGGTATGTCGAAGAGCCACCGCCAGATCCAGCCGCCCCTCTTGACTTTAGTGAGTCTAAAGAAATGCTCAAGCCTCCATTCGACTTAAGACCGGACCAAATAGCAGAAGTTGAACAACTTTGGGAGTTATATCAAAACTACACACCTGCTTATACTGACCTCGATGGATTTATAACAGAGAAAGAACTCgtttatatgttaaaatcaCTTTTGCTCATGACATACACCCCTGAACAATTGCAAGAACTCATTGCATTTTGTGTGAGGCCCCCGCATCCTCAAGGCCATATCAGCTATGATCAATTTCTGAAAATGGTAACTCTGAGGCAAAGAGATTTTCCTGTTGAAGACGAACTTCGTTCGTCTTTACAGGTATTGGACCCAGGTAGAACAGGGTCAATAGACAGGGAATATTTAAAAGAACTGTTAGCGAAACAGGGTCACAAAATGCCACAAAAACAGTTAGATAATCTTATAAAAGAAGTAGAcataagtaacgacggcacaattGGAATTGAAGACGTTGTTGGTACCATGTGCATAGATCTCAATAAAGACGACTTGTTGATGTTAATGGCGTCTTTAAATCCTCCAGAAGAAAACGCTAACACAGAAGAAGTATAA
- the LOC124544426 gene encoding uncharacterized protein LOC124544426, with amino-acid sequence MKAQSYLCKSVSVVILYLIHASHGTPGTQFASHVSFNSPARSFAHGVGDPIPVLKRRAHQRHPQNPPIKRLRRPTHAPAGYPRQKPSIPFEAEEVPHQAIGTPWQYDSFMSVPIRVLPPSPYRVDSPDPESLWPLGLFLPPLAARGPAALRRADSGGHADESSGDPYLLQGSEAVAAVARATRHGLLYFHDVPHIESLLANQELRIQNNLKPHRIASIRQSWPYNRP; translated from the exons ATG AAAGCACAGAGCTACTTATGCAAAAGCGTCTCCGTCGTAATTCTGTACCTCATCCACGCGAGCCACGGCACGCCGGGGACGCAGTTCGCGTCGCACGTTAGCTTCAACTCGCCCGCGCGCAGCTTCGCTCACGGGGTGGGCGACCCGATACCGGTGTTGAAACGACGAGCGCACCAACGACACCCTCAGAACCCGCCAATAAAGAGGTTGCGAA GGCCGACGCACGCGCCTGCTGGGTACCCGCGACAGAAACCATCGATACCCTTCGAGGCCGAGGAAGTCCCGCACCAGGCGATCGGGACGCCCTGGCAATATGACAGCTTCATGA GTGTGCCGATCCGAGTGCTGCCGCCCTCGCCCTACAGGGTGGACTCGCCCGACCCGGAGTCGCTGTGGCCGCTGGGCCTGTTCCTGCCGCCGCTCGCCGCGAGGGGCCCGGCCGCCCTCCGACGAGCGGACTCGGGCGGCCACGCCG ATGAGAGCTCGGGCGACCCGTACCTGCTGCAGGGCTCCGAGGCCGTGGCCGCGGTCGCGAGGGCGACTCGCCACGGCCTCCTGTACTTCCACGACGTCCCGCACATCGAGTCGCTGCTCGCGAACCAGGAACTGAGAATTCAAAACAACCTCAAGCCGCACCGGATCGCCAGCATACGGCAGAGCTGGCCGTACAACCGACCCTAG
- the LOC124544427 gene encoding uncharacterized protein LOC124544427 isoform X2, which yields MKCRSRGELGTCGDPFPFNATEPEVEAGIHVVACPSGWCGKMIEGTTGAFRTDDYGAATQRMCLQRSPSDDEERCAYTMWNHRKVYMCFCNGDLCNAAFQISTPPLFLYTILVIVKFLS from the exons ATGAAATGTAGGTCAAGGGGCGAGCTAGGAACCTGTGGAGATCCTTTTCCATTTAATGCCACGGAGCCAGAGGTGGAGGCAGGCATTCATGTAGTTGCATGCCCTTCAGGGTGGTGTGGGAAAATGATAGAAGGGACTACTGGAGCCTTTCGAACTGATG ATTACGGTGCGGCGACTCAGCGAATGTGCCTCCAGAGATCCCCCAGTGATGACGAAGAGAGATGTGCCTACACGATGTGGAATCATAGAAAAGTCTATATGTGTTTTTGTAACGGTGATCTCTGCAATGCGGCGTTTCAAATATCGACACCACCACTTTTCCTGTACACTATTTTAGTCATTGTCAagtttttatcttaa